The DNA window CGCCCCGCACCGCCCCGCTGAGGAAGCGCAAGTACTGCACGTAGAGGGGAGCGTCCAAACCCAGCTGGCGCCGGAGCGCCTCCCTCTCCGCCTCCTGCACGTCCGGCCCCACCATCAGGCTAACCGGGTCTCCGCCTAGCCGGGAGATGACGAAGATGACGAACGACACCCCCAGCAACACCAGGAGCGATTGCAGAGCTCTTCTTGTCAGGTACCGCGCCATAGATCCTCCCATCGCCTCCCGCGACTTCGGCTCGCGGGAGGCGATGACACACCGTCACTTACACGCTGGCGTCGTACAGGTAGATCAGCTCGTCCGAACGAGGCTCCCACTGTAGCCGCTGGTTGATGGCATACACGTCCACCAGCTGATACATGAAGATGAAGGGAGGGTCCTCCCGGATGAGCTCCAGCGCCTTCTTGGTGGCGGCCTCGTGCTTCTCCGGGTCCAGGGTGCTACCGGCCTCGTCAATCAGGGCGTCCACTTCCGGGTTGCTGTACCAGGCCCAGACGTTGCCCGAGCGGCAGAGGGTGAACAGAGTGTTCCAAGCATCGAAGTAGGCATTGCCCAGTGCCGCCAGCGACATGTCGCCCACGATGTGCTCGTTGGTGTCCTTGGCCCACACCCCGAACTCCATGGCGTTGAGCGTCGCCTGCACGTTCACCTGGGCCAGCTGATCCACGATGGCCTGAGCCACCTCCACGTTCCGCGGGAAGCGCCCCCGCCCCACCCGGAAGTCCTTGATCTCGAACCCGTCCGGGTATCCCGCCTCGGCCAGGAGTTCGCGTGCCTTGTCGGGATCGTAGGGATAGGGTTCCAGCTCCGGGTCGTAGCCCAGGAAGTAGTCCGGAGCCACGGTAGCCAGCTTGATTCCGTAGCCGCCCAGGATGTGTTCGATGATGGAATCGCGGTCCACGGCGTAGTTGAGGGCCTGACGGACCTTGGTGTGGCTCATGTCCAACGGACCCTCCACCCCGGTCTCGATGATGACCGCGACCATGCGAGTGCTGGGCACGCTCTTGACGGAAATGTGCTCTTCCGCCTCCAGCATGGGGACGCTGTCGGGGGGCACGTTGACGATCAGGTCCACGTTGCCCGCTTGAAGCTCGGCCATGCGGGTGGCGTCCTCGGGGATGGGACGGAACACCACCTCGTCTATGTCGGGCCTGCCTCTCCAGTAGTCGTCCCTCGCCTCCAGGATGACGTGCTCCTCGCGCACCCACTCCTTCAGCGTGTACGGCCCCGTGCCGATGGGCTCCTGGGCCAGCTTCTCGAACCCGTTCTCCTCTGTGTACTGCTTGGGCACCATCTCCAGGTCCATCAGCCGCTGCACTAGGAAGGTATCTACCTCCGAAGTGGTCACCCTCACCGTCCTCTCATCCAGCACCTCGGCGCCCGCCAGCTTGGCGTACGACTGGGCGATGAAGGGCGGCTCCACCCCGGGCAGCTTGCCCATGATCCGGTCCAGGTTGTACTTGCACACCTCGGCGTTGAGGGGCTCACCGTTGGAGAAGGTGACACCGTCGCGCAGCGTGAGGTCTACAGTAAGGTCGTCCACGATGTTCCACGATTCGACCAGCCGTCCCTCGTAGCGGTAGTTCTGGTCCGGATTCCTGGTGCCCAGAGAGTCGTAGATGTGGGCCAACACGTTGGCGGTGATGGTAATGCCGTGGTTGTGGGGATCCATGGTGGAAACGTCCGCCGTCTGGGCCACAGTGACCCGGACGGGCTCCTCCGAAACCTCCGCCTGACCTCCCGTGACCGCCTGCGTCGCCGGGGCGCAGGCTCCGACCAGGTTGAGCGCACCGATCCCCATCGCCAGAGCGGATGCCTTCCTGAGTAACGTCCTTCTGTTCATCCTGTGTGCCACCTTCGCCTCCTGAGGTCTCGATCTGACCGGTTCCCTGTCTATCCCTCTATGGCGGTGGCAGCCTTGCCCCCGCACCCGACCCCCGTCGGTTCACCCTCGGCGCAGCACCTGCCCCGCCCGGACCCCGGTCGGCTCCCCTCCGTCCACTGCCACCGACCCGTTCACCAGCACGTACTCGATGCCGGCAGGGAAGCGGCAGGGATCGCCGTACGTACTGCTCTCGCAGACCCGCCCCGGGTGGAACACCACCAGGTCAGCGCTCATTCCCCGTCGGATCAGCCCCCGATCCGGCAATCCCAAGACCTGAGCCGGCAAGGAGGTCATCTTCCGCACCGCCTGCTCCAGCGAGAGGAGCCCCTCCTGGCGCACGTACCGCTGCAGCACCCGTGGATAGGATGCAATCCCTCTCGGGTGAGGAAGCCCCTCCTCCGGTTCAGGGAAACGGTCCAGCGCCGAGCCATCGGTAGAGACCATGGAGGTGGGGTGGACCAGCACTGCCCTGACGTCCTCCTCACTCATGGGCCCGCCGGTGACCCGTGTCAGCCCCTCGTCGGCCAGAAGGATCTCCCGCGCCGCCCTCAGCGAATCGGTGGCCCAGAGCCCTCCGATGTCGGCCAGGCTGCGGCCCGCCAGTTCGGGGAAGCTGGGCGAGTGCACGATGGTGAGGAAGGGATAACCGCCATAGCTCCACACGTTGG is part of the Anaerolineae bacterium genome and encodes:
- a CDS encoding ABC transporter substrate-binding protein, with amino-acid sequence MNRRTLLRKASALAMGIGALNLVGACAPATQAVTGGQAEVSEEPVRVTVAQTADVSTMDPHNHGITITANVLAHIYDSLGTRNPDQNYRYEGRLVESWNIVDDLTVDLTLRDGVTFSNGEPLNAEVCKYNLDRIMGKLPGVEPPFIAQSYAKLAGAEVLDERTVRVTTSEVDTFLVQRLMDLEMVPKQYTEENGFEKLAQEPIGTGPYTLKEWVREEHVILEARDDYWRGRPDIDEVVFRPIPEDATRMAELQAGNVDLIVNVPPDSVPMLEAEEHISVKSVPSTRMVAVIIETGVEGPLDMSHTKVRQALNYAVDRDSIIEHILGGYGIKLATVAPDYFLGYDPELEPYPYDPDKARELLAEAGYPDGFEIKDFRVGRGRFPRNVEVAQAIVDQLAQVNVQATLNAMEFGVWAKDTNEHIVGDMSLAALGNAYFDAWNTLFTLCRSGNVWAWYSNPEVDALIDEAGSTLDPEKHEAATKKALELIREDPPFIFMYQLVDVYAINQRLQWEPRSDELIYLYDASV